From the genome of Macrobrachium nipponense isolate FS-2020 chromosome 43, ASM1510439v2, whole genome shotgun sequence, one region includes:
- the LOC135213934 gene encoding cuticle protein 6-like, giving the protein MTTIRMQTQVASGVITHHRFLTTASGYQVADDYGQYAFGFSGGDSARTETRDAYGNVRGSYNYIDTDGKLQTQHYVADKNGFRVVASNIPEGPQALTAQDAPAAALPPSPVKDTPEVAAAKAAFAKAYNEAALAAAEAPDTK; this is encoded by the coding sequence ATGACTACGATTCGTATGCAAACTCAGGTGGCTTCGGGGGTCATCACACATCACCGCTTTCTTACAACGGCATCCGGGTACCAGGTCGCTGACGACTACGGGCAATACGCCTTCGGGTTCAGTGGCGGCGACAGCGCCAGAACGGAGACTCGCGATGCCTACGGGAACGTCCGAGGGTCTTACAACTACATCGACACCGACGGGAAGCTGCAGACGCAGCACTACGTGGCTGATAAAAATGGCTTTCGCGTGGTCGCCAGTAATATCCCTGAAGGCCCACAGGCTCTGACGGCACAGGACGCTCCTGCGGCTGCCCTGCCCCCCAGCCCCGTGAAGGATACCCCAGAGGTAGCTGCTGCGAAGGCGGCCTTTGCTAAGGCCTATAATGAGGCAGCCCTGGCTGCTGCCGAAGCTCCAGATACGAAATGA